One Gigantopelta aegis isolate Gae_Host chromosome 1, Gae_host_genome, whole genome shotgun sequence genomic region harbors:
- the LOC121374682 gene encoding 3'-5' ssDNA/RNA exonuclease TatD-like gives MVGPSEVDVPAIEQMARFLGEPSQQFTLHPVLSMSALIHWRALLHAVALLSLEDRRWFLGWSAQGLDIPRNKCIPAGAEISHDDAPGRLVITGSGESPSVEGDTRVVSVGAEPGESWAASSGQLVEGRGRLQGVDAHFHPKSCARVMKLGTDPSLEKVVRYNYPHRIPCPVIDVIGGVSVYIEPGHFPPTVECYPAWKVVVGIHPRFATTVQDADRGWVEKMANKKGVAVFIGLDFSADVGTWRAQELLMKALLEASKPSTPVVASFVGGNWSRGSLAAGILLLQERCPPTQKIHLTSFDGGCQAVKDACRLFPEAYFGVSGKVFAMDGEQRQAMALITVDRLLLETNAPHVGLRGQGPSGPSYLGEVAAEVARVRNTSLEAVLQSTVSNARRLYGLVNQ, from the coding sequence ATGGTGGGCCCGTCAGAGGTGGACGTGCCCGCAATAGAACAGATGGCCCGTTTTCTGGGTGAGCCATCTCAGCAGTTTACTCTACATCCAGTGTTGAGCATGTCTGCGCTCATACACTGGAGAGCGTTGTTACATGCGGTGGCGTTGTTGTCCCTGGAGGACCGCCGATGGTTTTTGGGATGGTCGGCTCAAGGGTTAGATATTCCTCGGAATAAGTGTATCCCGGCGGGGGCAGAGATTTCTCACGACGACGCCCCGGGAAGGTTGGTAATAACGGGGAGCGGGGAGTCTCCGTCGGTGGAAGGAGATACTAGGGTGGTCTCAGTTGGGGCAGAGCCCGGTGAGAGCTGGGCGGCTTCTTCTGGGCAATTAGTCGAGGGGAGGGGTCGACTTCAAGGGGTGGATGCCCATTTTCATCCAAAGTCTTGTGCCCGGGTAATGAAACTGGGCACAGATCCCAGTTTGGAGAAAGTGGTGCGGTACAACTATCCACACCGTATTCCCTGCCCCGTTATTGATGTGATAGGTGGGGTGTCAGTGTACATCGAGCCGGGTCACTTTCCACCTACGGTGGAATGTTACCCGGCCTGGAAAGTGGTGGTAGGGATTCATCCCCGGTTTGCAACCACGGTCCAAGACGCGGATAGGGGATGGGTGGAGAAGATGGCCAATAAGAAAGGGGTGGCTGTCTTCATTGGTTTAGACTTTTCAGCCGACGTGGGGACGTGGAGGGCCCAGGAGTTGTTGATGAAAGCACTCCTGGAGGCCAGCAAGCCGTCCACGCCTGTAGTGGCGAGTTTTGTGGGGGGGAATTGGAGTCGTGGCTCTCTCGCGGCTGGTATACTTCTCCTCCAGGAGAGGTGCCCCCCAACCCAAAAAATTCACTTAACCTCTTTCGACGGGGGGTGCCAAGCAGTGAAGGATGCCTGTAGGCTGTTCCCGGAGGCCTATTTTGGGGTCTCCGGGAAGGTGTTTGCAATGGACGGGGAACAACGCCAGGCAATGGCGCTTATCACCGTCGATCGTCTTCTATTGGAGACAAATGCCCCTCATGTCGGACTGAGGGGCCAAGGTCCTAGCGGCCCGAGTTACCTCGGAGAGGTGGCAGCCGAGGTGGCCAGGGTTCGAAACACCTCCCTGGAAGCAGTGCTGCAAAGCACTGTTTCCAACGCCCGGCGTTTGTACGGGCTGGTTAACCAGTAA